From the genome of Colletotrichum higginsianum IMI 349063 chromosome 4, whole genome shotgun sequence, one region includes:
- a CDS encoding Myo-inositol transporter — protein sequence MGHSIEDDGAKQGVQHVERDDAVTEIIKPVDHRDLERVEETQPGTFVWLCVAATAIGGMLFGYDTGVISGVLVVIGTDLGGKELTHSEKELITALTAAGALIGAVIAGITADKYGRKPAIWFASVLFTLGALIQATSYTVAQMAAGRLVIGFGVGSASMIVPLYIAEISPARFRGRMISVDMIFLGAGSVLAYAFAAAFYTTSHGWRYMVGIGGIPSIVLGVLLFWCPESPRQLMFHDHREECIRVLKQIYPHGREDEIADKVVSIERGVNQSKALNEEISLRKSVTSLWTVRANLRAVIAACGLMAFQQLCGFNTLMYYSSTLFDIVGFSNPIAVGTVVAGTNFIFTVLSIFLIDRVGRRRLLLWTMWGMPVCLAIAAIAFHWIPLDNDTLKLTSQEVGWPAILVLVAMIMFVAFYAAGLGCVPWQANEFLPMEVRAMGTMMINIFNWGPNIIVSSTFLSMMRGMTPSGTFGFYAGLSFMGWVFVIFCYPEAANMTLEEIRVVFEHGFGVRYAEEWRKQRRLAIQACKENNIV from the exons ATGGGACACTCCAttgaggatgatggcgccAAACAAGGCGTCCAGCACGTGGAACGAGATGATGCTGTCACCGAAATCATCAAGCCGGTGGATCACCGCGACTTGGAGCGAGTCGAAGAGACTCAACCTGGCACCTTTGTTTGGCTCTGTGTTGCGGCAACCGCCATCGGTGGAATGCTATTCGGTTACGACACCGGAGTCATCTCCGGAGTTCTTGTAGTCATTGGCACAGATCTCGGAGGAAAGGAGTTGACTCACTCAGAGAAGGAGTTGATAACAGCTCTTACCGCGGCCGGAGCCCTCATTGGTGCTGTTATTGCAGGTATCACAGCCGACAAATACGGAAGAAAACCAGCCATCTGGTTTGCGTCTGTTCTTTTCACCCTTGGAGCTCTCATCCAGGCAACATCCTACACTGTTGCGCAAATGGCGGCTGGACGTCTTGTTATCGGCTTTGGCGTCGGGTCCGCTTCTATG ATCGTACCGTTGTACATTGCAGAAATTTCTCCAGCCCGGTTCCGAGGTCGTATGATCTCAGTCGATATGATATTTCTTGGCGCCGGCTCGGTCCTTGCCTATGCCTTTGCCGCAGCGTTCTACACCACATCCCACGGTTGGAGATATATGGTCGGCATTGGAGGCATCCCTTCAATCGTCCTTGGAGTTCTCCTGTTTTGGTGCCCCGAGTCCCCTCGGCAGCTTATGTTTCACGACCATCGGGAAGAATGCATTCGCGTATTGAAGCAAATCTATCCTCATGGCAGAGAGGACGAAATTGCCGACAAAGTTGTGTCTATCGAACGCGGTGTAAACCAGTCGAAGGCACTGAACGAAGAGATCTCCCTCCGGAAGTCCGTCACAAGTCTCTGGACCGTCCGAGCCAACTTGCGAGCCGTCATTGCTGCCTGTGGTCTTATGGCATTCCAGCAGCTTTGTGGATTCAACACGCTCATGTACTACTCGAGCACTCTGTTTGATATTGTGGGATTCTCGAACCCCATCGCTGTGGGAACAGTTGTGGCCGGGACAAACTTCATCTTCACAGTATTGTCAATCTTCCTCATCGACCGGGTTGGGCGCCGAAGACTTCTGCTTTGGACCATGTGGGGCATGCCGGTGTGCCTTGCCATTGCAGCCATTGCTTTCCACTGGATACCTCTAGACAACGACACTCTCAAGCTGACTTCTCAAGAGGTAGGCTGGCCAGCCATCTTGGTGTTGGTCGCCATGATCATGTTTGTTGCCTTCTACGCCGCCGGGCTGGGATGTGTGCCCTGGCAAGCCAACGAGTTCTTGCCTATGGAGGTTCGGGCGATGGGAACCATGATGATCAATATCTTCAACTGGGGACCAAACATCATCGTTTCTTCCACATTCTTGTCAATGATGCGCGGCATGACTCCATCCGGAACTTTTGGGTTTTATGCCGGCTTGTCATTTATGGGCTGGGTGTTTGTTATCTTCTGTTATCCCGAGGCAGCAAACATGACATTGGAAGAAATCAGGGTAGTCTTTGAACATGGCTTTGGCGTAAGGTATGCCGAAGAATGGAGGAAGCAGAGAAGACTTGCTATCCAAGCTTGCAAAGAAAACAACATAGTCTAG